In Syngnathus scovelli strain Florida chromosome 11, RoL_Ssco_1.2, whole genome shotgun sequence, one DNA window encodes the following:
- the anks1ab gene encoding ankyrin repeat and SAM domain-containing protein 1A isoform X7: MGLSQSFTNGACGKALDQPVGEWLERAGLPQYEGKFLLNGFDDLRFMGSNVMEDQDLRDIGITDPGHRKKILHAARGLPKVKALGCDGSTSLASWLDGLGLHEYLPNFLSSGYRTLECVKNLWELEIINVIRVGPLGHRKRIIASLAERPYEEAPSKSRRLSPIMFHDLLSQSTCPLGQMDPYTSRSMDMLLPLAEADRRRRPDQDGSVSLRSYCERPRSVDRHSERHKESRVNLRPPSHSATYATVSAWHHQPEKLILEACGYEATYLGSMIIRDLRGIESTQDACAKIRKSKDSRKGPVVILSITYRGVKFIDAATKIIVAEHEIRNISCAAQDPDDLCTFAYITKDLKSGHHFCHVFSTVEVTQTYEIILTLGQAFEVAYQMTMQARQRHFIPHSSLGSEVVETKSSRPVSQAWSSMRRSAGAPALECRCCHCHTCTTHRPTFLPLHSVSPGVQVLLFPCLYSPPGCRRTPAHAPPSRLPPSSSSFPTTTDSISLSPSFLMDDVSASVAV, encoded by the exons GGAAGTAACGTGATGGAAGACCAGGATCTCCGAGACATCGGGATCACTGACCCaggacacagaaaaaaaatcctgcacGCGGCACGCGGACTGCCCAAG GTCAAAGCTCTGGGATGTGACGGtagcacatctctggcctcgtgGCTAGACGGCCTGGGCCTGCACGAGTATCTGCCCAATTTCCTGTCCAGTGGCTACCGCACCTTGGAGTGTGTCAAGAACCTGTGGGAGCTGGAGATCATCAAT GTCATCAGGGTGGGTCCACTGGGCCACAGGAAGCGGATCATCGCTTCTCTGGCCGAGAGACCTTACGAGGAGGCGCCCTCCAAGTCCAGACGGCTGTCTCCCATCATG TTCCATGACCTCCTGTCCCAAAGCACTTGCCCTCTGGGCCAGATGGACCCCTACACCAGTCGCTCTATGGACATGCTGCTGCCCCTGGCCGAGGCGGACCGGCGGCGGCGACCGGATCAGGACGGTAGCGTCTCTCTGCGTTCCTACTGTGAGCGGCCGCGCTCTGTC GACCGACACAGCGAGCGACACAAAGAATCTCGAGTGAACCTGCGGCCGCCGAGCCACTCTGCTACCTACGCCACTGTGTCCGCTTGGCACCACCAGCCTGAGAAGCTCATCCTGGAAGCCTGCGGGTACGAGGCAACT TACTTAGGTTCAATGATAATCAGGGATCTACGGGGGATCGAGTCCACACAAGATGCCTGTGCTAAAATTAGG AAATCAAAGGATTCTAGAAAGGGTCCTGTTGTTATACTCTCCATTACCTACAGGGGCGTCAAGTTTATTGACGCAGCCACAAAG ATCATAGTTGCAGAGCACGAGATCCGAAACATCTCCTGCGCTGCCCAGGACCCGGATGATCTGTGCACGTTTGCCTACATCACCAAGGACCTGAAAAGTGGCCACCATTTCTGTCATGTCTTCAGCACGGTGGAGGTG ACGCAGACGTACGAGATCATCCTAACTCTGGGCCAGGCTTTCGAGGTGGCCTACCAGATGACAATGCAGGCCAGACAGAGACACTTCATCCCCCACTCGTCCCTGGGCTCCGAGGTCGTCGAGACCAAGAGCAGCCGGCCCGTGTCGCAGGCGTGGAGCAGCATGAGGCGATCAGCA GGTGCCCCCGCGCTCGAATGCCGCTGCTGTCACTGTCACACGTGCACCACCCACCGTCCTACCTTCCTCCCGTTGCACTCCGTTAGCCCCGGAGTCCAGGTCCTTCTCTTTCCTTGCCTCTACTCACCCCCCGGCTGCCGTCGCACACCCGCTCACGCACCCCCTTCCCGGCTGCCACCTTCATCATCTTCCTTTCCTACCACCACAGATTCCATTTCCCTCTCGCCATCTTTCCTCATGGACGACGTGAGCGCAAGTGTCGCAGTTTAG
- the phc2b gene encoding polyhomeotic-like protein 2b isoform X3, whose protein sequence is MSEPGPPATPAAAATTTAAAATTSTGSSSATITTTATMSASSTTAVSTNATTTSTTTTASASSTNTTSSSSNTSNSSSTSSSTTTAPAAARQAVPQISVYGGIPDRQTVQVIQQALHRQPNTAAQYLQQMYAAQQQHLMLQTAALQQQHSLSTAQLQSLAAVQQASIAAGRQNSSQNGTTSQQTGSTQTTINLTASPAAAQLISRAQSITSAPASISQQAVLLGSPSSTTLTASQAQMYLRAQMAQQSNVFQAQQSNLVQVARSLGRAVPLSPQLIFTPTATVTAMQSDSSAQNQVQNLAIRSQQGATTSSTQAQTLQALSLKQSPVAIQPASLVKNPSQGMQVSAGIKSGSTESSSEAGKKGDAAVVTEARAINMSRNVTTVGAQPLIAPAYTQIQPHSLVQQHKQQQQQQFVLHHSQTSQRSSGQLLQTASIQPSPHPVPVLPKPASHQNAAPGQHASIFHSTISPHMLQPAASSASSTLTSQAKAQPVQLTAINLQIHPTASRTLVQECKDKPTSLVVRETCAVSSPQQQQQKPPPPAPTPQPPQQQSTPAQPRKPIEHPKADTVPQGQPQVGGATKRPVPAPGSPPPPMTSGNDSGTPSATTPVAPHNGESKPPQAIVKPQVLTHVIEGFVIQEGAEPFPVCVERLPILINSPKKLDSQLSSDPDKTPVSNAANSDSDPEDLNQTENDQEPKLTCEYCGWVDFAYTFKRSKRFCSMVCSKRYSVGCSKRMRLLRTEKAKQANRWHRRSQGCSSIEAKKRKMSPSPQQTLGGSVSSPHPSQPSQEESSPCSEMSSYEEPTSPMSAASSGPPAPPAPPPAPVQRQPSRASSEPEVLAGIDASPALCQPFLTNDPTKWNVEEVYEFICSLPGCQEIADEFRSQEIDGQALLLLKEDHLMSTMNIKLGPALKIFARINMLKDS, encoded by the exons ATGAGCGAGCCGGGGCCCCCCGCCACACCGgctgccgccgccaccacgaccgccgctgccgccaccaCCTCCACGGGCAGCAGCTCTGCGACTATCACAACCACCGCCACCATGTCCGCCAGCTCGACCACGGCTGTCAGCACCAACGCGACAACCACATCGACTACCACTACTGCTTCTGCTAGCAGTACTAACACCACCAGCAGCAGTAGTAATACTAGTAATAGTAGCAGCACTAGTAGTAGTACCACTACTGCACCAGCAGCAGCGAGACAGGCAGTCCCTCAGATTTCAGTTTACGGCGGAATACCCGACAGGCAAACCGTGCAG GTGATCCAGCAAGCACTCCACAGGCAGCCCAACACGGCGGCGCAGTACCTGCAGCAGATGTACGCGGCCCAGCAGCAGCATCTCATGTTGCAGACCGCAGCGCTCCAGCAGCAACACAGCCTCAGCACGGCTCAGCTGCAGAGTCTTGCTGCCGTGCAGCAG GCCAGTATCGCAGCGGGTCGCCAGAACTCCTCCCAGAACGGCACAACATCTCAGCAAACAGGCTCCACTCAAACCACA ATCAACCTGACCGCCTCGCCGGCGGCTGCACAGCTGATCAGCCGAGCCCAGAGCATCACGTCGGCTCCCGCTAGTATTTCCCAGCAGGCTGTTCTGCTGGGCAGCCCGTCGAGCACCACCCTCACCGCCAGCCAGGCGCAGATGTACCTGCGTGCGCAGATG GCCCAGCAGAGCAACGTTTTCCAGGCGCAGCAAAGCAACTTAGTCCAAGTGGCCAGGAGTTTGGGCCGAGCCGTCCCCCTTTCGCCGCAGCTGATCTTCACCCCCACGGCCACCGTGACGGCGATGCAGTCCGACAGCTCCGCGCAA AATCAGGTCCAAAATCTGGCCATACGCAGTCAGCAAGGAGCGACCACGTCTTCCACCCAGGCTCAGACGCTGCAGGCTCTGAGTCTGAAGCAGAGCCCTGTGGCCATCCAGCCTGCCTCGCTTGTCAAGAACCCCAGCCAAGGGATGCAAGTGTCTGCGGGAATCAAGTCCGGCTCGACTGAGAGCTCCTCCGAGGCCGGAAAGAAGGGGGATGCCGCTGTGGTCACGGAGGCCCGGGCCATTAATATGAGCCGCAACGTCACGACAGTCGGCGCGCAGCCGCTTATCGCTCCAG CCTACACGCAGATTCAACCCCACTCACTGGTACAGCAAcataagcagcagcagcagcaacagtttGTGCTTCATCACAGTCAAACCTCCCAGAGGAGCTCGGGTCAGCTgttgcagacggcgtccattcaGCCGTCGCCCCATCCCGTTCCCGTGCTACCCAAACCGGCATCGCACCAGAACGCCGCTCCTGGCCAGCACGCCAGCATCTTCCATTCCACCATAAGTCCCCACATGCTCCAACCTGCTGCCTCATCAGCTTCTTCCACACTGACGAGTCAGGCCAAAGCTCAGCCTGTGCAGCTCACAGCCATCAACCTTCAAATACATCCCACG GCCTCTCGAACACTGGTTCAGGAGTGTAAAGATAAGCCAACGTCACTGGTGGTGAGAGAGACGTGTGCAGTCTCCAgcccgcagcagcagcagcaaaagccGCCACCGCCGGCACCGACGCCGCAACCGCCACAGCAGCAAAGTACGCCAGCGCAACCCAGGAAGCCGATAGAGCATCCCAAAGCTGACACGGTGCCACAAGGTCAACCGCAAG TGGGGGGTGCGACCAAGAGGCCGGTGCCTGCACCCGGGAGCCCGCCTCCACCCATGACCTCAGGAAACGACAGCGGGACGCCCAGCGCCACGACGCCTGTCGCACCGCACAACGGCGAGAGCAAGCCGCCGCAGGCCATCGTCAAACCGCAGGTCCTCACGCATGTCATTGAGGGCTTTGTCATCCAGGAGGGCGCTGAGCCCTTCCCAGTGTGT GTGGAGCGTCTCCCCATCCTCATCAACAGCCCCAAGAAACTGGACAGTCAGCTGTCCTCCGACCCGGACAAGACTCCCGTCAGCAACGCGGCAAACTCAGACTCGGATCCTGAAGACTTGAATCAGACAG AAAATGATCAAGAGCCCAAGCTGACGTGTGAATACTGCGGCTGGGTGGACTTTGCCTACACATTCAAGCGTTCCAAGCGCTTCTGCTCCATGGTTTGTTCCAAGAG GTACAGTGTAGGCTGCTCAAAGCGCATGAGACTGTTGCGCACAGAGAAAGCCAAACAAGCTAATCGTTGGCATAGAAGAAGCCAGGGCTGCTCAAGTATCGAAGCCAAGAAGCGG AAGATGTCCCCGTCGCCACAGCAGACTCTGGGCGGCTCAGTGTCGTCACCGCACCCCTCCCAGCCTAGCCAAGAGGAGTCCAGTCCATGCTCAGAGATGTCCAGCTACGAAGAACCGACTTCGCCGATGTCGGCGGCCAGCTCGGGACCCCCGGCACCTCCCGCCCCGCCCCCGGCTCCCGTCCAGCGGCAGCCGAGCAGGGCGTCCTCGGAGCCGGAAGTCCTCGCCGGCATTGACGCCTCGCCCGCTTTGTGTCAGCCTTTCTTAACCAATGACCCCACCAAGTGGAACGTGGAGGAAGTGTATGAGTTCATCTGTTCGTTACCAG GCTGTCAAGAGATCGCCGACGAGTTCCGCTCCCAAGAGATTGACGGCCAGGCTTTGCTCTTGTTGAAGGAGGACCACCTAATGAGCACCATGAACATCAAACTGGGACCTGCGCTCAAGATCTTTGCACGCATCAACATGCTCAAAGACTCGTAG
- the phc2b gene encoding polyhomeotic-like protein 2b isoform X2: MGHHTPASRWGGHRRHRRAIQKSRGSKVRRAEGTMSEPGPPATPAAAATTTAAAATTSTGSSSATITTTATMSASSTTAVSTNATTTSTTTTASASSTNTTSSSSNTSNSSSTSSSTTTAPAAARQAVPQISVYGGIPDRQTVQVIQQALHRQPNTAAQYLQQMYAAQQQHLMLQTAALQQQHSLSTAQLQSLAAVQQASIAAGRQNSSQNGTTSQQTGSTQTTINLTASPAAAQLISRAQSITSAPASISQQAVLLGSPSSTTLTASQAQMYLRAQMAQQSNVFQAQQSNLVQVARSLGRAVPLSPQLIFTPTATVTAMQSDSSAQNQVQNLAIRSQQGATTSSTQAQTLQALSLKQSPVAIQPASLVKNPSQGMQVSAGIKSGSTESSSEAGKKGDAAVVTEARAINMSRNVTTVGAQPLIAPAYTQIQPHSLVQQHKQQQQQQFVLHHSQTSQRSSGQLLQTASIQPSPHPVPVLPKPASHQNAAPGQHASIFHSTISPHMLQPAASSASSTLTSQAKAQPVQLTAINLQIHPTASRTLVQECKDKPTSLVVRETCAVSSPQQQQQKPPPPAPTPQPPQQQSTPAQPRKPIEHPKADTVPQGQPQVGGATKRPVPAPGSPPPPMTSGNDSGTPSATTPVAPHNGESKPPQAIVKPQVLTHVIEGFVIQEGAEPFPVCVERLPILINSPKKLDSQLSSDPDKTPVSNAANSDSDPEDLNQTENDQEPKLTCEYCGWVDFAYTFKRSKRFCSMVCSKRYSVGCSKRMRLLRTEKAKQANRWHRRSQGCSSIEAKKRMSPSPQQTLGGSVSSPHPSQPSQEESSPCSEMSSYEEPTSPMSAASSGPPAPPAPPPAPVQRQPSRASSEPEVLAGIDASPALCQPFLTNDPTKWNVEEVYEFICSLPGCQEIADEFRSQEIDGQALLLLKEDHLMSTMNIKLGPALKIFARINMLKDS; the protein is encoded by the exons ATGGGGCACCATACCCCTGCATCGCGGTGGGGGGGCCATAGGAG GCACAGGCGGGCCATTCAGAAGAGCCGGGGGTCAAAGGTGAGAAGAGCAGAGGGCACTATGAGCGAGCCGGGGCCCCCCGCCACACCGgctgccgccgccaccacgaccgccgctgccgccaccaCCTCCACGGGCAGCAGCTCTGCGACTATCACAACCACCGCCACCATGTCCGCCAGCTCGACCACGGCTGTCAGCACCAACGCGACAACCACATCGACTACCACTACTGCTTCTGCTAGCAGTACTAACACCACCAGCAGCAGTAGTAATACTAGTAATAGTAGCAGCACTAGTAGTAGTACCACTACTGCACCAGCAGCAGCGAGACAGGCAGTCCCTCAGATTTCAGTTTACGGCGGAATACCCGACAGGCAAACCGTGCAG GTGATCCAGCAAGCACTCCACAGGCAGCCCAACACGGCGGCGCAGTACCTGCAGCAGATGTACGCGGCCCAGCAGCAGCATCTCATGTTGCAGACCGCAGCGCTCCAGCAGCAACACAGCCTCAGCACGGCTCAGCTGCAGAGTCTTGCTGCCGTGCAGCAG GCCAGTATCGCAGCGGGTCGCCAGAACTCCTCCCAGAACGGCACAACATCTCAGCAAACAGGCTCCACTCAAACCACA ATCAACCTGACCGCCTCGCCGGCGGCTGCACAGCTGATCAGCCGAGCCCAGAGCATCACGTCGGCTCCCGCTAGTATTTCCCAGCAGGCTGTTCTGCTGGGCAGCCCGTCGAGCACCACCCTCACCGCCAGCCAGGCGCAGATGTACCTGCGTGCGCAGATG GCCCAGCAGAGCAACGTTTTCCAGGCGCAGCAAAGCAACTTAGTCCAAGTGGCCAGGAGTTTGGGCCGAGCCGTCCCCCTTTCGCCGCAGCTGATCTTCACCCCCACGGCCACCGTGACGGCGATGCAGTCCGACAGCTCCGCGCAA AATCAGGTCCAAAATCTGGCCATACGCAGTCAGCAAGGAGCGACCACGTCTTCCACCCAGGCTCAGACGCTGCAGGCTCTGAGTCTGAAGCAGAGCCCTGTGGCCATCCAGCCTGCCTCGCTTGTCAAGAACCCCAGCCAAGGGATGCAAGTGTCTGCGGGAATCAAGTCCGGCTCGACTGAGAGCTCCTCCGAGGCCGGAAAGAAGGGGGATGCCGCTGTGGTCACGGAGGCCCGGGCCATTAATATGAGCCGCAACGTCACGACAGTCGGCGCGCAGCCGCTTATCGCTCCAG CCTACACGCAGATTCAACCCCACTCACTGGTACAGCAAcataagcagcagcagcagcaacagtttGTGCTTCATCACAGTCAAACCTCCCAGAGGAGCTCGGGTCAGCTgttgcagacggcgtccattcaGCCGTCGCCCCATCCCGTTCCCGTGCTACCCAAACCGGCATCGCACCAGAACGCCGCTCCTGGCCAGCACGCCAGCATCTTCCATTCCACCATAAGTCCCCACATGCTCCAACCTGCTGCCTCATCAGCTTCTTCCACACTGACGAGTCAGGCCAAAGCTCAGCCTGTGCAGCTCACAGCCATCAACCTTCAAATACATCCCACG GCCTCTCGAACACTGGTTCAGGAGTGTAAAGATAAGCCAACGTCACTGGTGGTGAGAGAGACGTGTGCAGTCTCCAgcccgcagcagcagcagcaaaagccGCCACCGCCGGCACCGACGCCGCAACCGCCACAGCAGCAAAGTACGCCAGCGCAACCCAGGAAGCCGATAGAGCATCCCAAAGCTGACACGGTGCCACAAGGTCAACCGCAAG TGGGGGGTGCGACCAAGAGGCCGGTGCCTGCACCCGGGAGCCCGCCTCCACCCATGACCTCAGGAAACGACAGCGGGACGCCCAGCGCCACGACGCCTGTCGCACCGCACAACGGCGAGAGCAAGCCGCCGCAGGCCATCGTCAAACCGCAGGTCCTCACGCATGTCATTGAGGGCTTTGTCATCCAGGAGGGCGCTGAGCCCTTCCCAGTGTGT GTGGAGCGTCTCCCCATCCTCATCAACAGCCCCAAGAAACTGGACAGTCAGCTGTCCTCCGACCCGGACAAGACTCCCGTCAGCAACGCGGCAAACTCAGACTCGGATCCTGAAGACTTGAATCAGACAG AAAATGATCAAGAGCCCAAGCTGACGTGTGAATACTGCGGCTGGGTGGACTTTGCCTACACATTCAAGCGTTCCAAGCGCTTCTGCTCCATGGTTTGTTCCAAGAG GTACAGTGTAGGCTGCTCAAAGCGCATGAGACTGTTGCGCACAGAGAAAGCCAAACAAGCTAATCGTTGGCATAGAAGAAGCCAGGGCTGCTCAAGTATCGAAGCCAAGAAGCGG ATGTCCCCGTCGCCACAGCAGACTCTGGGCGGCTCAGTGTCGTCACCGCACCCCTCCCAGCCTAGCCAAGAGGAGTCCAGTCCATGCTCAGAGATGTCCAGCTACGAAGAACCGACTTCGCCGATGTCGGCGGCCAGCTCGGGACCCCCGGCACCTCCCGCCCCGCCCCCGGCTCCCGTCCAGCGGCAGCCGAGCAGGGCGTCCTCGGAGCCGGAAGTCCTCGCCGGCATTGACGCCTCGCCCGCTTTGTGTCAGCCTTTCTTAACCAATGACCCCACCAAGTGGAACGTGGAGGAAGTGTATGAGTTCATCTGTTCGTTACCAG GCTGTCAAGAGATCGCCGACGAGTTCCGCTCCCAAGAGATTGACGGCCAGGCTTTGCTCTTGTTGAAGGAGGACCACCTAATGAGCACCATGAACATCAAACTGGGACCTGCGCTCAAGATCTTTGCACGCATCAACATGCTCAAAGACTCGTAG
- the phc2b gene encoding polyhomeotic-like protein 2b isoform X1: protein MGHHTPASRWGGHRRHRRAIQKSRGSKVRRAEGTMSEPGPPATPAAAATTTAAAATTSTGSSSATITTTATMSASSTTAVSTNATTTSTTTTASASSTNTTSSSSNTSNSSSTSSSTTTAPAAARQAVPQISVYGGIPDRQTVQVIQQALHRQPNTAAQYLQQMYAAQQQHLMLQTAALQQQHSLSTAQLQSLAAVQQASIAAGRQNSSQNGTTSQQTGSTQTTINLTASPAAAQLISRAQSITSAPASISQQAVLLGSPSSTTLTASQAQMYLRAQMAQQSNVFQAQQSNLVQVARSLGRAVPLSPQLIFTPTATVTAMQSDSSAQNQVQNLAIRSQQGATTSSTQAQTLQALSLKQSPVAIQPASLVKNPSQGMQVSAGIKSGSTESSSEAGKKGDAAVVTEARAINMSRNVTTVGAQPLIAPAYTQIQPHSLVQQHKQQQQQQFVLHHSQTSQRSSGQLLQTASIQPSPHPVPVLPKPASHQNAAPGQHASIFHSTISPHMLQPAASSASSTLTSQAKAQPVQLTAINLQIHPTASRTLVQECKDKPTSLVVRETCAVSSPQQQQQKPPPPAPTPQPPQQQSTPAQPRKPIEHPKADTVPQGQPQVGGATKRPVPAPGSPPPPMTSGNDSGTPSATTPVAPHNGESKPPQAIVKPQVLTHVIEGFVIQEGAEPFPVCVERLPILINSPKKLDSQLSSDPDKTPVSNAANSDSDPEDLNQTENDQEPKLTCEYCGWVDFAYTFKRSKRFCSMVCSKRYSVGCSKRMRLLRTEKAKQANRWHRRSQGCSSIEAKKRKMSPSPQQTLGGSVSSPHPSQPSQEESSPCSEMSSYEEPTSPMSAASSGPPAPPAPPPAPVQRQPSRASSEPEVLAGIDASPALCQPFLTNDPTKWNVEEVYEFICSLPGCQEIADEFRSQEIDGQALLLLKEDHLMSTMNIKLGPALKIFARINMLKDS, encoded by the exons ATGGGGCACCATACCCCTGCATCGCGGTGGGGGGGCCATAGGAG GCACAGGCGGGCCATTCAGAAGAGCCGGGGGTCAAAGGTGAGAAGAGCAGAGGGCACTATGAGCGAGCCGGGGCCCCCCGCCACACCGgctgccgccgccaccacgaccgccgctgccgccaccaCCTCCACGGGCAGCAGCTCTGCGACTATCACAACCACCGCCACCATGTCCGCCAGCTCGACCACGGCTGTCAGCACCAACGCGACAACCACATCGACTACCACTACTGCTTCTGCTAGCAGTACTAACACCACCAGCAGCAGTAGTAATACTAGTAATAGTAGCAGCACTAGTAGTAGTACCACTACTGCACCAGCAGCAGCGAGACAGGCAGTCCCTCAGATTTCAGTTTACGGCGGAATACCCGACAGGCAAACCGTGCAG GTGATCCAGCAAGCACTCCACAGGCAGCCCAACACGGCGGCGCAGTACCTGCAGCAGATGTACGCGGCCCAGCAGCAGCATCTCATGTTGCAGACCGCAGCGCTCCAGCAGCAACACAGCCTCAGCACGGCTCAGCTGCAGAGTCTTGCTGCCGTGCAGCAG GCCAGTATCGCAGCGGGTCGCCAGAACTCCTCCCAGAACGGCACAACATCTCAGCAAACAGGCTCCACTCAAACCACA ATCAACCTGACCGCCTCGCCGGCGGCTGCACAGCTGATCAGCCGAGCCCAGAGCATCACGTCGGCTCCCGCTAGTATTTCCCAGCAGGCTGTTCTGCTGGGCAGCCCGTCGAGCACCACCCTCACCGCCAGCCAGGCGCAGATGTACCTGCGTGCGCAGATG GCCCAGCAGAGCAACGTTTTCCAGGCGCAGCAAAGCAACTTAGTCCAAGTGGCCAGGAGTTTGGGCCGAGCCGTCCCCCTTTCGCCGCAGCTGATCTTCACCCCCACGGCCACCGTGACGGCGATGCAGTCCGACAGCTCCGCGCAA AATCAGGTCCAAAATCTGGCCATACGCAGTCAGCAAGGAGCGACCACGTCTTCCACCCAGGCTCAGACGCTGCAGGCTCTGAGTCTGAAGCAGAGCCCTGTGGCCATCCAGCCTGCCTCGCTTGTCAAGAACCCCAGCCAAGGGATGCAAGTGTCTGCGGGAATCAAGTCCGGCTCGACTGAGAGCTCCTCCGAGGCCGGAAAGAAGGGGGATGCCGCTGTGGTCACGGAGGCCCGGGCCATTAATATGAGCCGCAACGTCACGACAGTCGGCGCGCAGCCGCTTATCGCTCCAG CCTACACGCAGATTCAACCCCACTCACTGGTACAGCAAcataagcagcagcagcagcaacagtttGTGCTTCATCACAGTCAAACCTCCCAGAGGAGCTCGGGTCAGCTgttgcagacggcgtccattcaGCCGTCGCCCCATCCCGTTCCCGTGCTACCCAAACCGGCATCGCACCAGAACGCCGCTCCTGGCCAGCACGCCAGCATCTTCCATTCCACCATAAGTCCCCACATGCTCCAACCTGCTGCCTCATCAGCTTCTTCCACACTGACGAGTCAGGCCAAAGCTCAGCCTGTGCAGCTCACAGCCATCAACCTTCAAATACATCCCACG GCCTCTCGAACACTGGTTCAGGAGTGTAAAGATAAGCCAACGTCACTGGTGGTGAGAGAGACGTGTGCAGTCTCCAgcccgcagcagcagcagcaaaagccGCCACCGCCGGCACCGACGCCGCAACCGCCACAGCAGCAAAGTACGCCAGCGCAACCCAGGAAGCCGATAGAGCATCCCAAAGCTGACACGGTGCCACAAGGTCAACCGCAAG TGGGGGGTGCGACCAAGAGGCCGGTGCCTGCACCCGGGAGCCCGCCTCCACCCATGACCTCAGGAAACGACAGCGGGACGCCCAGCGCCACGACGCCTGTCGCACCGCACAACGGCGAGAGCAAGCCGCCGCAGGCCATCGTCAAACCGCAGGTCCTCACGCATGTCATTGAGGGCTTTGTCATCCAGGAGGGCGCTGAGCCCTTCCCAGTGTGT GTGGAGCGTCTCCCCATCCTCATCAACAGCCCCAAGAAACTGGACAGTCAGCTGTCCTCCGACCCGGACAAGACTCCCGTCAGCAACGCGGCAAACTCAGACTCGGATCCTGAAGACTTGAATCAGACAG AAAATGATCAAGAGCCCAAGCTGACGTGTGAATACTGCGGCTGGGTGGACTTTGCCTACACATTCAAGCGTTCCAAGCGCTTCTGCTCCATGGTTTGTTCCAAGAG GTACAGTGTAGGCTGCTCAAAGCGCATGAGACTGTTGCGCACAGAGAAAGCCAAACAAGCTAATCGTTGGCATAGAAGAAGCCAGGGCTGCTCAAGTATCGAAGCCAAGAAGCGG AAGATGTCCCCGTCGCCACAGCAGACTCTGGGCGGCTCAGTGTCGTCACCGCACCCCTCCCAGCCTAGCCAAGAGGAGTCCAGTCCATGCTCAGAGATGTCCAGCTACGAAGAACCGACTTCGCCGATGTCGGCGGCCAGCTCGGGACCCCCGGCACCTCCCGCCCCGCCCCCGGCTCCCGTCCAGCGGCAGCCGAGCAGGGCGTCCTCGGAGCCGGAAGTCCTCGCCGGCATTGACGCCTCGCCCGCTTTGTGTCAGCCTTTCTTAACCAATGACCCCACCAAGTGGAACGTGGAGGAAGTGTATGAGTTCATCTGTTCGTTACCAG GCTGTCAAGAGATCGCCGACGAGTTCCGCTCCCAAGAGATTGACGGCCAGGCTTTGCTCTTGTTGAAGGAGGACCACCTAATGAGCACCATGAACATCAAACTGGGACCTGCGCTCAAGATCTTTGCACGCATCAACATGCTCAAAGACTCGTAG